One window from the genome of Alnus glutinosa chromosome 13, dhAlnGlut1.1, whole genome shotgun sequence encodes:
- the LOC133854317 gene encoding ankyrin repeat-containing protein BDA1-like — MDWDLKDASEQGSVNDLYWLIKKDPKVLDKIDDIPFVETPLHIAAAEGKTEFALEMMRLKPSFAMKLDPNGLTPLLVAMDKEQTRLVCELLRVHKDLVCAQGKGGMNPLHYAAHIGNLPMMAEVLKFCPKIIGDVTSKRETVLHIALKSGKLEAFQLLVGWLRRAWFRDAYIWENSMLNTLDLDGNAVLHIAATKNVPQVVRWLLDCSGFRVNVRNSEGLTALDILQKQTQWNNQEMRNMLCRAGAKNSASLRVSESFEAYLISPIPTNERVFVRFFRQRTMLSNDFRNIVLVVAILLVTVAYQAISSPPGGFWQDNCIPETNNQFNITAATSPSSHEVSQPPHRAGTVIMGRYFFHLLFVLNTATFYTPLLLIIILLPPGFTSFLLIISLALLFLSYGASIAITAPLPSHYWFVYILVFSLTLAFHIGFSAVFTWKHGRVFSTFLDVGDSHWSWLGSQKVNRFLSQEEVSNVE, encoded by the exons ATGGATTGGGATTTGAAGGATGCTTCTGAGCAAGGAAGCGTTAACGACTTGTACTGGTTGATTAAAAAGGACCCGAAAGTTTTGGACAAGATCGATGATATACCATTTGTTGAGACTCCTTTACACATAGCTGCAGCTGAAGGAAAGACCGAGTTTGCCTTGGAGATGATGAGGCTAAAGCCATCGTTCGCTATGAAGCTTGACCCAAATGGCTTGACCCCCTTGCTCGTTGCTATGGATAAGGAGCAAACCCGATTAGTGTGCGAGCTACTTAGAGTTCATAAGGACCTTGTCTGCGCGCAAGGAAAGGGTGGTATGAATCCTTTACATTATGCAGCTCATATAGGAAACCTCCCTATGATGGCTGAAGTTCTAAAATTCTGCCCCAAGATTATTGGAGATGTGACAAGTAAAAGGGAGACTGTTTTGCATATTGCACTGAAAAGCGGCAAGTTAGAAGCATTTCAACTCCTGGTTGGATGGCTTCGGCGGGCCTGGTTTAGAGATGCGTATATCTGGGAGAATAGCATGCTGAATACGTTAGATTTGGACGGTAACGCTGTGTTGCACATTGCAGCAACCAAAAATGTACCGCAG GTCGTGAGGTGGTTATTGGATTGTAGCGGATTCAGAGTAAACGTCAGGAATTCAGAGGGTTTAACTGCTCTAGACATCTTGCAAAAGCAAACACAATGGAACAACCAAGAGATGAGGAATATGCTATGCCGTGCCGGAGCAAAAAATTCTGCGTCTCTTCGTGTGTCTGAATCTTTTGAAGCTTACTTAATATCGCCTATTCCAACTAATGAGAGGGTATTCGTACGGTTCTTTCGTCAGAGAACGATGCTATCAAATGACTTTCGCAATATAGTGTTGGTGGTTGCTATTCTGCTTGTAACAGTTGCCTACCAAGCAATAAGCAGCCCCCCTGGAGGATTTTGGCAAGATAACTGCATTCCTGAAACCAATAATCAGTTCAATATTACAGCCGCAACCAGCCCAAGTAGTCATGAAGTCAGTCAACCCCCACACCGCGCAGGGACAGTAATCATGGGCAGATACTTTTTCCATCTACTCTTCGTTCTAAATACTGCAACCTTTTATACACCACTACTCTTGATTATCATACTCCTCCCTCCTGGTTTTACTAGTTTCCTGCTAATCATATCCCTTGCACTCCTCTTTCTGTCCTATGGCGCGTCTATTGCAATCACAGCTCCGCTTCCAAGTCATTATTGGtttgtttatattttggttttctctttaACGCTTGCGTTTCACATTGGCTTCTCTGCAGTCTTCACTTGGAAACATGGAAGAGTTTTTTCGACTTTTTTAGATGTGGGAGACTCTCACTGGTCTTGGCTCGGGAGTCAAAAGGTGAATCGGTTCTTAAGCCAAGAGGAAGTCAGCAACGTTGAATGA